From Serinicoccus profundi, the proteins below share one genomic window:
- a CDS encoding WhiB family transcriptional regulator, which translates to MVRTPAALPCHEHPADLWFAELPAEVEHAKELCGPCPMREQCLAGALDRREPWGVWGGQLFLQGQVVARKRPRGRPRKDEVAA; encoded by the coding sequence CTGGTCCGGACCCCGGCGGCACTGCCCTGCCACGAGCACCCGGCGGACCTGTGGTTCGCCGAGCTCCCCGCCGAGGTGGAGCACGCCAAGGAGCTGTGCGGGCCCTGCCCGATGCGCGAGCAGTGCCTCGCCGGAGCCCTCGACCGACGCGAGCCGTGGGGGGTATGGGGTGGCCAGCTGTTCCTCCAGGGCCAGGTGGTGGCCCGCAAGAGGCCCCGTGGCCGGCCGCG